A genomic segment from Garra rufa chromosome 5, GarRuf1.0, whole genome shotgun sequence encodes:
- the LOC141335849 gene encoding uncharacterized protein, producing MTKRRAENVLPPEIPHKRCLRSLSESDKPVGGANVIQNANPSSLLSVTGQRCRKRPSYLEDSLDTDNRPRKVAANRVSLVLADKNTCKSRTFEDDAGRPVTQRSSRTLQTQTKQTDEQNNTTAGDKVMHTDEDLSSFNSFQFWRVPLPELDLSLLETEPSAGSSMASSTKDSEAMET from the exons ATGACCAAGCGGAGAGCAGAGAACGTTTTGCCTCCCGAAATCcctcataaaagatgtttacgttCTCTCTCCGAAAGCGACAAACCGGTTGGAGGTGCAAACGTGATCCAAAACGCAAATCCATCCTCGTTGTTATCAGTGACCGGGCAACGCTGCAGGAAAAGACCGAGCTATCTCGAAGATTCACTGGATACAGATAACCGACCGAGAAAAGTGGCTGCAAACAGGGTTAGTTTAGTGCTGGCAGATAAGAACACATGCAAGTCTAGAACATTCGAGGATGATGCTGGTAGACCTGTGACGCAACGCTCATCTCGCACGCTTCAGACTCAAACTAAACAGACAGACGAACAAAATAACACTACTGCAGGAGACAAG GTGATGCACACAGATGAGGACCTCTCTTCATTCAATTCCTTCCAGTTCTGGCGGGTTCCACTGCCTGAGCTGGATCTCTCTCTCCTGGAGACTGAACCCTCAGCAGGGTCCAGCATGGCCTCTTCCACCAAAGACTCAGAGGCGATGGAAACATGA
- the LOC141335764 gene encoding carnosine N-methyltransferase-like codes for MADSTDETVAASKPEVFYNYRERNKCSPEEDTRLERQHFWNVINAFKYYRIHVHERVNRAERQFRCLPDHHQQLLTNFLPNLNKIRYCIDRNQEVLQAVVHNCLHMFENMEYGQDGDPRKVRPSTTFDMDKLKSTIKQFVRDWSEAGKLERDSCYKPIVDEIQRLFPPDQCDVSQVKVLVPGAGLGRLAWEIAHLGYSCQGNEWSFFMLFSSNFVLNRCDKENALTLYPWIHQFSNNKMSSDQTRPVSFPDVNPQSLPEDSDFSMVAGDFQEVYSDPEMWDCVATCFFIDTAHNVLDYIETIWNILKPGGVWMNLGPLLYHYENMASELSIELSYEEIKAVILKYGFILELERESVPSTYTENDRSMLKYLYDCVFFIVRKPAEQLINGEQTPKDGQTEDSSQARNST; via the exons ATGGCTGACAGCACGGATGAAACAGTAGCAGCTTCCAAACCAGAGGTATTTTACAACTATCGGGAGAGGAATAAATGTTCCCCTGAGGAAGATACGCGGTTAGAGCGACAACATTTCTGGAATGTTATCAACGCGTTTAAATACTACAG AATTCACGTTCATGAGCGAGTGAATCGAGCCGAGCGGCAGTTCCGATGCCTTCCAGATCACCACCAGCAGCTTCTGACAAATTTCCTTCCCAATCTGAACAAGATTCGCTACTGTATCGACCGAAACCAAGAGGTCCTGCAGGCTGTAGTGCACAACTGCCTCCATATGTTTGAGAACATGGAATATGGACAGGAT GGTGACCCAAGAAAGGTACGGCCTTCCACGACTTTTGACATGGACAAGTTGAAGTCAACCATAAAGCAGTTTGTCCGTGACTGGAGTGAAGCAGGAAAGCTGGAAAGGGACAGCTGCTATAAACCTATTGTAGATGAGATCCAGAGACTGTTTCCTCCCGACCAGTG TGATGTGTCTCAAGTCAAAGTGTTAGTGCCAGGGGCAGGTTTGGGTCGGCTTGCATGGGAAATTGCTCATCTGGGCTATTCGTGCCAAGGCAACGAGTGGAGTTTCTTCATGCTCTTCTCCTCTAATTTTGTTCTGAACAG gtgtgataaGGAAAATGCTCTGACACTGTATCCCTGGATTCACCAGTTCAGCAATAACAAAATGTCCTCAGATCAAACAAGACCTGTATCCTTTCCCGACGTCAATCCACAGAGTCTCCCAGAAGACTCAGACTTCTCTATGGTAGCTGGAGACTTCCAGGAAGTATACAGTGACCCTG AAATGTGGGATTGTGTTGCTACTTGTTTCTTCATTGACACCGCCCACAATGTTCTCGATTACATTGAAACCATCTGGAATATTCTAAAACCTGGTGGTGTCTGGATGAATTTGG GTCCACTTCTTTACCACTATGAGAATATGGCCAGTGAACTGTCCATTGAGCTGAGCTATGAAGAAATAAAGGCTGTCATTTTAAAATATGGATTTATCCTGGAg TTGGAGAGAGAGTCTGTTCCCAGCACGTACACAGAAAACGATCGCTCCATGCTCAAGTATCTTTATGACTGTGTCTTTTTTATCGTACGGAAACCTGCAGAACAGTTGATCAATGGAGAACAGACGCCTAAAGACGGCCAAACTGAGGATTCTTCACAGGCAAGAAACTCAACATGA